In Cloacibacterium caeni, a single window of DNA contains:
- a CDS encoding YciI family protein produces MKTVVLYETAPDTTMEKMMEIFPAHQANEEIFVKAGKILGIGPFAIPGEGAMAIFTDRESAEEFVKGDPFVTTGLVSKVIIKEWHDELM; encoded by the coding sequence ATGAAAACAGTAGTTCTTTACGAAACCGCTCCAGATACAACTATGGAAAAAATGATGGAAATTTTTCCTGCGCATCAAGCCAATGAAGAAATCTTTGTAAAAGCTGGAAAAATTCTAGGAATTGGTCCGTTTGCAATTCCGGGAGAAGGAGCGATGGCTATTTTTACTGATAGAGAATCTGCCGAAGAATTTGTAAAAGGCGACCCATTTGTAACCACAGGTTTGGTTTCGAAAGTAATCATCAAAGAATGGCATGACGAATTAATGTAA
- a CDS encoding WG repeat-containing protein, producing MATDEKETWIIDYQEKKLEKPKENLVYLKDSVIVFTNKENQFFYKKVFSNKIFGPFKNVSFFWDKKMLYVDYDESKQYDYNGNKVTINNEEVEEAPFEVPFKNVVWKGKSFALLDKNKKIITDFYDKIYYQNGSYLVESHQNKNKRYTVLNKKGEIVIKSYLPIIFFSSKASISYDSINKRFYLLENNKKTLIKNLSDKNIFGNFYPSFNSDLHLIYFTDTYTYSYLDKKGNIIRPAFTIKPAYTTFTNFYNHYAFALKDGKWYRINDKLEILNEINVSGVRGFDSYGNTQFTDKNENVGLMNYLGEIIVKAEYYRITNENDFYYRVAKRDPNREGWELFYYTDSKGNYLDNNITEAQFFYAKNYFVIYKDYDYYFYDYKNNYLGSSRLGLTLDVPQNKVFEQRDNNE from the coding sequence TTGGCTACAGATGAAAAGGAAACTTGGATTATAGATTACCAAGAAAAAAAATTAGAAAAGCCTAAAGAAAATTTAGTATATTTAAAAGATTCTGTTATTGTTTTCACTAATAAAGAAAATCAGTTTTTTTATAAAAAAGTGTTTTCTAATAAAATTTTTGGACCTTTTAAAAATGTTTCTTTTTTTTGGGACAAAAAAATGCTATATGTTGATTATGATGAAAGTAAACAATATGATTACAATGGTAATAAAGTCACTATTAATAATGAAGAAGTTGAAGAAGCACCATTTGAAGTTCCTTTTAAAAATGTAGTTTGGAAAGGTAAAAGTTTTGCGTTATTAGATAAAAATAAAAAAATAATTACAGATTTTTATGATAAAATTTATTATCAAAATGGTTCCTATTTAGTGGAAAGTCATCAAAATAAAAATAAGAGATATACAGTATTAAACAAAAAAGGAGAAATTGTTATAAAGTCTTATTTACCAATTATTTTTTTTAGTAGCAAAGCTTCAATTTCTTATGATTCTATAAATAAAAGATTTTATCTTTTAGAGAATAATAAAAAGACATTAATTAAAAATTTATCAGATAAAAATATTTTTGGAAATTTTTATCCATCTTTTAATTCAGATTTGCATCTAATTTATTTTACAGATACCTATACATATTCTTATTTAGACAAAAAAGGAAATATCATTAGACCAGCTTTTACAATAAAACCAGCTTACACAACTTTCACTAATTTTTATAATCATTATGCTTTTGCGCTTAAAGATGGAAAGTGGTATAGAATAAATGATAAATTAGAAATATTAAATGAAATTAATGTTTCAGGCGTTAGAGGTTTTGATTCATACGGAAATACTCAGTTTACAGATAAAAATGAAAATGTTGGCTTGATGAATTATTTGGGAGAAATTATAGTTAAAGCAGAGTATTACAGAATTACAAATGAGAATGATTTCTATTATAGAGTTGCCAAAAGAGATCCAAATCGTGAAGGATGGGAATTATTTTATTACACAGATTCTAAAGGAAATTATTTAGATAATAATATAACTGAAGCACAATTTTTTTATGCTAAAAATTATTTTGTTATCTATAAAGATTATGATTATTATTTTTATGATTACAAAAATAATTATTTGGGAAGTAGTAGATTAGGTTTAACTTTAGACGTTCCTCAAAACAAAGTTTTTGAACAAAGAGATAATAATGAATAA
- a CDS encoding ATP-dependent helicase: MNYLEGLNEPQYEAVTTLHGPLMVLAGAGSGKTRVLTMRIAHLITNGIDPFNILALTFTNKAAKEMKLRIAKVVGEGNAKSLWMGTFHSVFARILRSEAHYLGFPSNFTIYDTQDSLNVLKKVLKDLNIDQELYKPKKVQSRISTYKNNLITVRAYNNNPELIEADERANMKYIGKIYEKYVEQCFRNGAMDFDDLLLRTNELLTRFPEVLAKYQDRFRYILVDEYQDTNHSQYLIVKALSSKFENICVVGDDAQSIYSFRGANIYNILNFKKDYPDAKTVSLEQNYRSTQNIVNAANVVIAKNKEQFKKNVFSDNEVGDKIKVFRALSDADEANFVANNIWEQHNANQRKFTDFAILYRTNSQTRAFEDALRRKNIPYRVYGGLSFYQRKEIKDLVAYLRLLVNENDSEALLRVINYPTRGIGETTQNKLIVFADSQNVSLANVLDNLGIYAPHLGFNNGVISKLADFWSMIKAFQVMLKTENVYTVAMEVAQRSGLIKFLKDDQTPEGISRVENVQELMNSMQGFIEEQQQLEDGDPSLSSFLENIALSTDQDKKSENEDQVSLMTIHLSKGLEFPVVHLVGLEENLFPSFMSSSTREELEEERRLFYVALTRAEKQVFFSYAVSRFQWGKITDAEPSRFLSEVDEEYIEFLNPAVESRFVNKSGLSSDIFGDNSFEPRTFKKIEKKKLSSSEPESLPLPKKLKPVASAKIINPSGNSSQDIEVGDRVRHDRFGVGEVVFLDGTDPENIKAKVKFVTEGEKNLILKFAKLTKL, encoded by the coding sequence ATGAATTATTTAGAAGGATTAAACGAACCTCAGTATGAAGCAGTTACCACTTTGCACGGACCATTGATGGTTTTGGCAGGAGCAGGTTCTGGTAAAACGAGAGTTCTTACGATGAGAATTGCACATTTAATTACCAACGGAATTGATCCTTTTAATATTTTGGCGCTTACTTTTACCAACAAAGCCGCCAAGGAAATGAAACTGCGTATTGCTAAAGTAGTAGGAGAAGGAAATGCCAAATCTCTTTGGATGGGAACTTTCCACTCGGTTTTTGCCAGAATTCTGAGAAGCGAAGCGCATTATCTCGGTTTTCCTTCTAATTTTACCATTTATGACACGCAAGATTCTCTGAATGTTCTCAAAAAAGTCTTGAAAGACCTCAATATTGACCAAGAATTATACAAACCTAAAAAAGTTCAGTCCAGAATTTCTACCTATAAGAATAATCTCATCACGGTTCGTGCGTACAATAATAATCCTGAATTAATCGAAGCAGACGAACGTGCAAACATGAAATACATTGGCAAAATCTACGAGAAATATGTAGAACAATGTTTCAGAAATGGCGCGATGGATTTCGATGATTTACTCTTGAGAACAAATGAATTATTGACGAGATTTCCAGAAGTTTTAGCCAAATATCAAGATAGATTCAGATATATTTTGGTAGATGAGTACCAAGATACCAACCATTCTCAATATTTAATTGTAAAAGCACTTTCTTCAAAATTTGAAAATATTTGTGTGGTAGGAGATGATGCACAGTCCATTTACTCTTTCCGTGGTGCTAATATTTACAATATCCTGAACTTCAAGAAAGATTATCCAGATGCCAAAACGGTTTCTCTGGAGCAAAACTACCGTTCTACACAGAATATTGTGAATGCTGCGAATGTAGTCATTGCCAAAAACAAAGAACAGTTCAAGAAAAATGTATTCAGTGATAATGAAGTAGGCGATAAAATAAAGGTTTTCCGAGCGCTTTCAGATGCAGACGAAGCCAATTTTGTGGCGAATAACATTTGGGAACAGCACAACGCGAACCAAAGAAAATTTACAGATTTTGCCATTTTATATAGAACCAATTCCCAAACCAGAGCTTTCGAAGATGCGCTGAGACGTAAAAATATTCCGTACAGAGTTTATGGCGGTTTAAGTTTTTATCAAAGAAAAGAAATTAAGGATTTGGTGGCGTATTTAAGACTTTTGGTCAATGAAAATGACAGCGAAGCTTTGCTTAGAGTCATTAATTATCCCACTCGTGGAATTGGAGAAACGACTCAGAATAAATTGATTGTTTTTGCAGATTCACAAAATGTGAGTTTGGCTAATGTTTTAGATAATTTAGGAATTTATGCACCACATTTAGGTTTTAACAATGGCGTGATTTCTAAGTTGGCAGATTTTTGGAGCATGATTAAAGCCTTCCAAGTGATGCTGAAAACCGAAAATGTGTATACCGTTGCAATGGAAGTTGCCCAAAGAAGTGGTTTAATCAAGTTTTTGAAAGACGACCAAACTCCTGAAGGAATTTCTAGAGTAGAAAACGTTCAGGAACTCATGAACTCTATGCAAGGTTTCATAGAGGAGCAGCAACAATTAGAAGATGGAGACCCAAGTTTGTCGAGTTTTCTAGAAAACATCGCCCTTTCTACAGACCAAGACAAGAAATCTGAAAACGAAGACCAAGTTTCTTTGATGACGATTCACTTGTCAAAAGGATTGGAGTTTCCAGTGGTTCATTTGGTAGGTTTAGAAGAAAATCTTTTCCCGAGTTTTATGAGTTCTTCCACGCGTGAAGAGTTGGAAGAAGAGCGAAGATTATTCTACGTAGCTTTAACCAGAGCCGAAAAACAGGTTTTCTTTTCTTACGCCGTTTCCAGATTTCAATGGGGAAAAATTACAGATGCAGAACCTTCCAGATTTTTAAGCGAAGTAGACGAAGAGTATATAGAATTCTTAAATCCAGCCGTAGAAAGCAGATTTGTGAATAAATCTGGTTTGAGTTCTGATATTTTTGGTGATAATTCTTTTGAGCCGAGAACTTTCAAAAAAATTGAAAAGAAGAAGCTTTCTTCTTCTGAACCTGAATCTTTGCCTTTACCTAAAAAATTAAAACCGGTTGCTTCAGCAAAAATCATCAACCCGAGCGGAAATTCTTCTCAAGATATTGAAGTAGGAGACAGAGTTCGTCATGATAGATTTGGAGTAGGAGAAGTAGTTTTTCTTGATGGAACTGACCCAGAAAATATTAAAGCTAAAGTGAAATTTGTAACTGAAGGAGAAAAAAATCTAATCCTGAAATTTGCAAAACTGACGAAACTATAA
- the polA gene encoding DNA polymerase I → MTNSDKRLFLIDAYAMIFRGYYALIRNPRLTSKGFDTSAIFGFTNSLIELIRREKPTHLAVVFDVGKENVRTADFTEYKANRSDTPEAIKNAVPYIHRILEAMHIPILGVEGYEADDVIGTIANKAEKEGYTTFMVTPDKDFAQLVTDKIKIYKPGLKGGDVEILGVEEVKAKYEIEDPKQVIDFLAMMGDAVDNIPGLEGVGEKTAMKFLKEFGSIENLLANTSQLKGKLKEKVENSAERGILSKKLATIICDVPVEFHQEQYDLDIPDFEKVREIFDEIEFRRLYENLYRAFHNEQSAISNQQSANESDSKPVSQKAESGKQNALQLDLFADFEALEQSTSTTLNIETTDKIYQYIDTEKAQKILVKNLLAQKVVCFDTETTSLNEMETELIGMSFCYRKGLAYYIPISENQEEAKKTLEIFRPFFEKKEILKIAHNLKFDYKVLKHYGVEVEGAIFDTMIAHYLLNPDGRHGMDYLSEIYLNYKPVSIESLIGKKGKNQGTLRDVSLEEQTNYAAEDADVTFQLYEIFAPQLKKEGVEDLFYHIEMPLMRVLAKMEFAGISLDENWLIQESKDLENDLKNLETKIFELCGEEFNMNSPKQLGEILFEKLKLDPKAKKTKTGQYATSEDILQKLASKHEIIQYILEYRTYQKLKSTYVDALPNQIDKDTKRVHTNFSQTTAATGRLASLNPNLQNIPIRTLRGQQIRGAFVADEGNKLISADYSQIELRLIAEISGEENMIKAFQNGEDIHASTAAKLFKIPIEEVTKTQRSQAKTVNFGIIYGQGAFALAEQTGLSRTEAKQLIDSYYETYPKLKEFMAEQVAKARKLGYVETILGRKRHLQDINSNNFVVKGHAERNAVNAPIQGSAADIIKLAMIKIQEVLEQEHLKTKMLLQVHDELVFEAPENEVEIAKKLIKENMENAYKTEVPLLVEVGVGENWLEAH, encoded by the coding sequence ATGACAAATTCTGACAAAAGACTTTTTCTCATCGATGCTTATGCGATGATTTTCCGCGGTTATTACGCCCTGATTAGAAATCCTAGATTAACTTCTAAAGGTTTTGATACGTCTGCTATTTTTGGATTTACCAATTCATTAATTGAGTTGATTAGAAGAGAAAAACCTACACATTTGGCTGTGGTTTTTGATGTAGGAAAAGAAAATGTGAGAACCGCAGATTTTACAGAATACAAAGCCAACAGAAGTGACACTCCAGAAGCGATTAAAAACGCAGTTCCATACATTCACAGGATTTTAGAAGCCATGCATATTCCAATTTTGGGAGTAGAAGGTTATGAAGCAGATGACGTGATAGGAACCATTGCCAATAAAGCCGAAAAAGAAGGGTACACCACGTTTATGGTAACGCCAGATAAGGATTTTGCGCAGTTGGTTACCGACAAAATTAAAATCTACAAACCGGGTTTAAAAGGTGGCGATGTAGAAATTTTAGGCGTAGAAGAAGTTAAAGCTAAATACGAAATTGAAGACCCAAAACAAGTCATCGATTTTCTGGCAATGATGGGAGATGCTGTGGATAATATTCCAGGATTGGAAGGAGTGGGCGAAAAAACTGCTATGAAATTTTTGAAAGAATTTGGCAGTATAGAAAATCTTTTGGCAAACACTTCTCAACTGAAAGGAAAACTGAAAGAAAAAGTAGAAAATTCTGCAGAAAGAGGGATTTTGTCAAAAAAATTGGCAACGATTATTTGTGACGTTCCCGTTGAATTCCACCAAGAGCAATACGATTTAGATATTCCAGATTTTGAAAAAGTTCGTGAGATTTTTGACGAAATAGAATTTAGAAGATTGTATGAAAATCTGTACAGAGCATTTCATAATGAGCAATCAGCAATCAGCAATCAGCAATCAGCGAATGAAAGTGATTCAAAACCAGTCTCGCAGAAAGCGGAAAGCGGAAAGCAGAATGCTCTACAATTAGACCTTTTCGCAGATTTCGAAGCGCTAGAACAATCTACTTCTACTACGCTCAATATCGAAACTACGGATAAAATTTATCAATACATTGATACCGAAAAAGCTCAGAAAATTTTAGTCAAAAATCTTTTGGCACAAAAAGTAGTTTGTTTTGACACAGAAACTACTTCGCTTAATGAAATGGAAACCGAACTTATCGGGATGAGTTTCTGTTACAGAAAAGGATTGGCTTATTACATTCCGATTTCTGAAAACCAAGAAGAAGCAAAGAAAACGTTAGAAATTTTCCGTCCGTTTTTTGAGAAAAAAGAGATTTTAAAAATCGCTCACAATCTTAAATTCGATTATAAAGTTCTGAAACATTACGGTGTTGAAGTTGAAGGAGCGATTTTTGACACGATGATTGCCCATTATCTTCTAAATCCAGACGGAAGACACGGAATGGATTATCTATCAGAGATTTACCTCAATTATAAGCCTGTTTCTATTGAAAGTTTAATTGGCAAAAAAGGCAAGAACCAAGGAACATTGCGTGATGTTTCGCTAGAAGAACAAACCAATTACGCTGCCGAAGATGCAGATGTAACGTTTCAACTCTATGAAATTTTTGCGCCTCAACTGAAAAAAGAAGGGGTAGAAGATTTGTTTTATCACATCGAAATGCCATTAATGCGCGTTTTGGCAAAAATGGAATTTGCGGGAATTTCTTTAGACGAAAATTGGTTAATTCAAGAAAGCAAGGATTTAGAAAACGACTTGAAAAACCTTGAAACCAAAATTTTTGAACTCTGTGGAGAAGAATTTAACATGAATTCTCCGAAACAACTCGGCGAAATTTTATTCGAAAAGTTAAAATTAGACCCGAAAGCGAAAAAGACCAAAACTGGTCAATACGCTACTTCGGAAGATATTTTGCAGAAATTGGCTTCTAAACATGAAATTATCCAATATATTTTAGAATACAGAACCTACCAAAAATTGAAGTCAACGTATGTAGATGCATTGCCGAATCAGATTGACAAAGACACGAAAAGAGTACATACCAACTTTTCGCAAACTACAGCTGCTACAGGAAGATTGGCTTCTCTGAACCCGAATTTACAGAACATTCCGATTAGAACTTTGCGTGGTCAACAAATTCGTGGAGCTTTCGTAGCAGATGAAGGAAACAAACTTATTTCTGCCGATTATTCTCAGATAGAATTGCGCTTGATTGCAGAAATTTCTGGCGAAGAAAATATGATTAAAGCCTTCCAAAATGGCGAAGATATTCACGCTTCTACTGCGGCAAAATTATTTAAAATCCCAATCGAAGAAGTGACCAAAACACAGCGTTCACAAGCCAAAACCGTGAATTTTGGGATTATTTATGGTCAAGGTGCGTTTGCTTTGGCAGAACAAACTGGACTTTCGCGAACGGAAGCAAAACAACTCATTGATTCTTACTACGAAACCTATCCGAAATTGAAAGAATTCATGGCTGAACAAGTTGCGAAAGCTAGAAAATTAGGATATGTAGAAACAATTTTGGGTAGAAAACGCCATTTGCAAGACATCAATTCTAATAATTTTGTGGTAAAAGGTCACGCCGAAAGAAATGCTGTAAACGCACCGATTCAAGGTTCTGCGGCAGATATTATCAAATTGGCGATGATTAAAATTCAGGAAGTTCTGGAACAGGAACATCTGAAAACTAAAATGCTCTTACAAGTGCATGACGAATTGGTTTTTGAAGCACCAGAAAACGAAGTAGAAATCGCCAAAAAACTGATTAAAGAAAATATGGAAAACGCCTACAAAACTGAAGTTCCTTTATTAGTGGAAGTTGGCGTGGGTGAAAATTGGCTGGAAGCGCATTGA
- a CDS encoding transposase produces the protein MQGRKRNRKLDFDYWSEAIYFVTICTQNRVHYFGKVESGKMNLSNFGKVAYEKCIWLENQYPYVEIHNFIIMPNHIHILFEINKIDKEVKIKSVSSLIGAYKMVVSKEIHLHGNIDFSWQRSFHDHIVRSENSYENIYNYITNNPENWKKDKFYGN, from the coding sequence ATGCAAGGAAGAAAACGAAATAGAAAATTAGATTTTGATTATTGGTCAGAAGCTATTTATTTTGTTACGATTTGCACACAAAATAGAGTTCATTATTTTGGGAAAGTTGAAAGCGGTAAAATGAATTTGAGTAATTTTGGAAAAGTAGCTTATGAAAAATGCATTTGGTTAGAAAATCAATATCCTTATGTAGAAATTCATAATTTTATTATCATGCCCAATCATATTCACATACTTTTTGAAATAAATAAAATTGATAAAGAGGTGAAAATAAAATCTGTTTCATCTTTAATAGGCGCCTATAAAATGGTGGTTTCTAAAGAAATTCATTTGCATGGAAATATTGATTTTTCTTGGCAAAGGTCATTTCACGATCATATTGTAAGGTCAGAAAATAGTTATGAAAATATTTACAATTACATCACAAATAATCCTGAAAATTGGAAAAAAGATAAATTTTATGGAAATTAA
- a CDS encoding DUF3037 domain-containing protein, protein MQEDKIYEYAVIRLVPKVEREEFFNIGLVMFSKKEKYIRVEFYLCKDKFQLMHSKLDYDEVFKNLENFQKVAKGEKEGGPIALLDIPERFRWLTAVRSAVIQTSRPHPGKSKDLDQTFDRLFEELVK, encoded by the coding sequence ATGCAAGAGGATAAAATTTACGAATACGCAGTAATAAGATTGGTTCCTAAGGTTGAAAGAGAAGAATTTTTCAACATAGGATTGGTGATGTTTTCTAAGAAAGAAAAATACATAAGAGTAGAATTTTATCTTTGTAAAGACAAATTCCAACTGATGCACAGCAAATTAGATTACGATGAAGTTTTTAAAAATCTGGAAAACTTTCAAAAAGTTGCCAAAGGCGAAAAAGAAGGCGGCCCAATTGCTTTGCTAGATATTCCTGAACGTTTTCGTTGGCTCACTGCAGTAAGAAGCGCAGTCATTCAAACCTCAAGACCTCATCCCGGAAAATCTAAAGATTTAGACCAAACTTTTGACAGACTTTTTGAAGAATTGGTGAAATAA
- a CDS encoding glycosyltransferase family 2 protein, with protein sequence MKFLIIIPAHNEEENILPCLESLKNQTFHDFKCVIVNDGSTDKTREIVENFIKSVTLSGVEALSFKVLNLEKSEHQPGAKVVRTFNKGLETENLENFDVVCKFDADIIFPENYLEKINEVYEKNPNAGMVSGLVYIKKDSSFLGMTKRNSVILNEAQRNEESKSDFTISQLHDFTNQNEWIFENLSSKNHVRGPIKSYRKEVFQKMNGLRAVLGWDNIDVMLCKMHGFETVTLQELWVKHLRPTAYKYKSQKAQKLGEYFYNIGLNFPLAAISSAKSSLKNKSIFEFFITMKSFLKKKNDRILTKKEIAFIRNLRWNEIKQKFT encoded by the coding sequence ATGAAGTTTCTTATTATAATTCCCGCTCACAACGAAGAAGAAAACATACTTCCGTGTTTAGAATCGCTGAAAAATCAGACGTTTCATGATTTTAAATGCGTCATTGTGAACGATGGTTCTACGGATAAAACTCGAGAAATTGTAGAAAATTTTATTAAAAGTGTCACGCTGAGCGGAGTCGAAGCGTTAAGTTTCAAAGTTTTAAATTTAGAAAAATCCGAACATCAACCCGGCGCAAAAGTCGTGAGAACTTTCAATAAAGGTTTAGAAACCGAAAATTTAGAAAATTTTGACGTGGTTTGTAAATTCGATGCAGATATTATTTTCCCTGAAAATTATTTAGAAAAAATCAACGAAGTTTACGAGAAAAATCCAAACGCAGGAATGGTTTCTGGGTTGGTTTACATTAAAAAAGATTCCTCGTTCCTCGGAATGACAAAAAGAAATTCTGTCATTCTGAATGAAGCGCAGCGAAATGAAGAATCTAAAAGCGATTTTACAATTTCACAACTTCACGATTTTACCAATCAAAATGAATGGATTTTTGAAAATCTGTCTTCTAAAAATCATGTTCGTGGTCCTATAAAATCTTACCGAAAAGAAGTTTTCCAGAAAATGAATGGTTTGAGAGCGGTTCTCGGTTGGGATAATATCGATGTGATGTTGTGTAAAATGCACGGATTTGAAACAGTAACACTTCAAGAACTTTGGGTGAAACATCTTCGCCCAACTGCCTATAAATACAAATCTCAAAAAGCCCAGAAATTGGGAGAATATTTCTATAATATTGGACTTAATTTTCCTTTGGCTGCTATTTCTTCGGCAAAATCTTCGTTGAAAAATAAATCTATTTTTGAATTTTTTATCACCATGAAATCTTTTTTGAAAAAGAAAAACGATAGAATTTTAACGAAAAAAGAAATTGCGTTTATTAGAAATTTGAGGTGGAATGAAATAAAGCAAAAATTCACGTAA
- a CDS encoding HipA family kinase: protein MKDLNLRNVTVMRYILPLREGGSLPALAEADDDFKYVLKFRGAGHGVKMLISELLGGKIAEILGLKIPELVFANLDVDFGRTEADEEIQDLLKFSEGLNLGLHYLSGAIAYDPSMKIDALLASKIVWLDAFITNIDRTFKNTNLLWWHKELWVIDNGASFYFHHSWQNFDTAAKTPFKYVKDHVLLPQASKLDEADVFAKSVLKDDVFKAIVNLIPEDWLQWNDADETPEEIREIYFNFLKTRLEHSEIFLNEAKNARG, encoded by the coding sequence ATGAAAGATTTGAATTTAAGGAACGTTACGGTAATGCGTTACATTCTTCCGCTTCGTGAAGGTGGAAGTTTGCCTGCATTAGCAGAAGCGGATGATGATTTTAAATACGTTTTGAAATTTCGAGGCGCTGGTCACGGTGTTAAAATGCTGATCTCTGAACTTTTGGGCGGAAAAATCGCTGAAATTCTAGGTTTGAAAATTCCAGAATTGGTTTTTGCGAATCTAGATGTAGATTTCGGGAGAACCGAAGCCGATGAAGAAATTCAGGATTTACTGAAATTTTCAGAAGGCTTAAACTTAGGTTTGCATTATCTTTCTGGAGCTATTGCATACGATCCAAGTATGAAAATCGATGCGCTTTTGGCTTCTAAAATTGTTTGGCTCGATGCGTTTATTACCAATATCGACCGTACTTTCAAGAATACCAATTTGCTTTGGTGGCACAAAGAACTTTGGGTGATTGATAATGGAGCTTCTTTCTATTTCCATCACTCTTGGCAAAATTTTGATACAGCTGCGAAAACACCTTTTAAATATGTAAAAGACCACGTTTTGCTTCCTCAAGCCAGCAAATTAGACGAAGCAGATGTCTTTGCAAAATCGGTTTTAAAGGATGACGTTTTCAAAGCGATTGTGAATTTAATTCCTGAAGATTGGTTGCAATGGAATGACGCCGATGAAACGCCAGAAGAAATACGAGAAATTTATTTTAATTTCTTGAAAACCAGATTAGAACATTCAGAAATCTTTTTAAACGAAGCCAAAAATGCAAGAGGATAA